Proteins encoded in a region of the Streptomyces sp. NBC_01471 genome:
- a CDS encoding SDR family oxidoreductase, translated as METEKPLTGRIALVAGATRGAGRAIAVQLGAAGATVYATGRTTREQRSEVGRAETIEETAELIGAAGGTGFAVPTDHLVEEQVRALVERIDREQGRLDILVNNIWGGDHLAGIGEGNKMWEIRLDDGLRMLELGVRSHIVTSSVALPLLVRARGGLVVEVTDGTAEFNRDYRENFYFDLAKNAPIRMASDLAHDLKSVGSTAVCVTPGFLRSEAMLDHFGVTEATWRDAIAKDPHFAIAESPVFVGRAVAAVAADADRDRWNGQSLSSGQLAAEYGFTDTDGSRPDAWRYITDVALGGSGGSAEDYR; from the coding sequence ATGGAGACAGAGAAGCCTTTGACGGGACGAATCGCCCTGGTCGCCGGTGCCACCCGGGGCGCGGGCCGGGCCATCGCCGTACAGCTGGGCGCGGCGGGCGCCACCGTGTACGCGACGGGGCGCACCACCCGCGAGCAGCGCAGCGAGGTGGGGCGTGCCGAGACCATCGAGGAGACGGCCGAGCTGATCGGTGCCGCGGGCGGCACCGGGTTCGCCGTGCCCACCGACCATCTGGTGGAGGAGCAGGTCCGCGCCCTGGTCGAGCGGATCGACCGTGAGCAGGGGCGGCTGGACATCCTGGTCAACAACATCTGGGGCGGTGACCATCTCGCCGGGATCGGCGAGGGGAACAAGATGTGGGAGATCCGGCTCGACGACGGACTCCGCATGCTGGAGCTCGGCGTGCGGAGCCACATCGTCACCAGCAGCGTCGCGCTCCCGCTGCTGGTCCGCGCGCGTGGCGGCCTGGTGGTCGAAGTGACCGACGGGACGGCCGAGTTCAACCGGGACTACCGGGAGAACTTCTACTTCGACCTGGCCAAGAACGCACCGATCCGGATGGCCTCCGACCTCGCCCACGACCTGAAGTCCGTCGGCTCCACGGCGGTCTGTGTCACCCCCGGCTTCCTGCGCTCGGAGGCGATGCTCGACCACTTCGGGGTGACGGAGGCGACCTGGCGGGACGCCATCGCCAAGGACCCGCACTTCGCCATCGCGGAGTCCCCGGTGTTCGTGGGCCGTGCGGTGGCGGCGGTCGCCGCCGACGCGGACCGGGACCGGTGGAACGGACAGTCGCTCTCCAGCGGACAGCTGGCCGCGGAGTACGGCTTCACGGACACCGACGGCAGCCGTCCGGACGCCTGGCGGTACATCACGGACGTCGCGCTCGGTGGCTCCGGCGGGTCGGCGGAGGACTACCGCTGA
- a CDS encoding TIGR01777 family oxidoreductase: protein MRIAIAGASGLIGTALGRSLRADGHEVVRLVRRAARAADETEWDPAREYVDTAGLTGCDAVVNLAGAGVGDHRWTDAYKKELRDSRVLGTATLAEAVASLDVPPAVFLCGSALGYYGDTGDRAVDESAPPGEGFLASLCVEWEEAAHAAEEAGIRTAFARTGLVVAKEGGAWGRLFPLFRAGLGGRMGDGGQYWSFIALHDHVAALRHILDTESLSGPVNLTGPQPVTNREVTAAMGRVLHRPTLFTAPAPALRIALGEFAGDVLGSQRVLPKKLLESGFTFAFPEIDEAIRAAAQ, encoded by the coding sequence ATGCGTATCGCGATTGCCGGAGCATCAGGACTGATCGGTACGGCGCTGGGCCGCTCCCTGCGCGCCGACGGGCACGAGGTGGTGCGGCTGGTCCGCCGCGCCGCCCGGGCCGCGGACGAGACGGAGTGGGACCCGGCCAGGGAGTACGTGGACACAGCGGGGCTGACCGGCTGTGACGCGGTGGTCAACCTGGCCGGGGCGGGCGTCGGCGACCACCGCTGGACGGACGCGTACAAGAAGGAACTGCGGGACAGCCGGGTCCTGGGCACCGCCACCCTCGCGGAGGCCGTCGCCTCCCTCGACGTACCGCCGGCGGTGTTCCTGTGCGGCAGTGCGCTCGGCTACTACGGGGACACGGGCGACCGCGCGGTCGACGAGAGCGCACCCCCCGGTGAAGGCTTCCTCGCCTCGCTCTGCGTGGAGTGGGAGGAGGCGGCGCACGCGGCCGAAGAGGCGGGCATCCGGACGGCGTTCGCCCGTACGGGACTGGTGGTGGCCAAGGAGGGCGGAGCCTGGGGCCGGCTCTTCCCGCTGTTCAGGGCGGGGCTCGGCGGCCGGATGGGCGACGGCGGCCAGTACTGGAGTTTCATCGCGCTGCACGACCATGTCGCGGCGCTGCGCCACATCCTGGACACGGAGTCGCTGTCGGGCCCGGTGAACCTGACCGGCCCCCAGCCGGTCACCAACCGCGAGGTGACGGCGGCCATGGGCCGGGTCCTGCACCGCCCCACCCTGTTCACGGCCCCGGCACCCGCGCTGCGGATCGCGCTGGGCGAGTTCGCGGGGGACGTGCTGGGAAGCCAGCGGGTCCTGCCGAAGAAGCTCCTGGAGTCGGGCTTCACTTTCGCGTTCCCGGAGATCGACGAGGCGATCCGGGCCGCGGCGCAGTAG
- the sucB gene encoding 2-oxoglutarate dehydrogenase, E2 component, dihydrolipoamide succinyltransferase, whose product MSVSVTLPALGESVTEGTVTRWLKAEGERVEADEPLLEVSTDKVDTEIPAPASGVLASIKVAEDETVEVGAELAIIDDGTGAAAPAPAAAEAPAAEAPAAEAPAPAAEAPAAEAPAAGGSAEGTDVTLPALGESVTEGTVTRWLKEVGDDVAEDEPLLEVSTDKVDTEIPSPVAGTLLEILVGEDETAEVGARLAVVGAKGAAPAAAPAAPAPAATPAPAAPAPAAAPAPAAPAPAPAQPAPAAPAAPAAPAPTPAPAASPAPAPVTPAPAPAPAATAADDAAYVTPLVRKLAAENGVALGSVKGTGVGGRIRKQDVISAAEAAKAAAPAPSAAPAAAARAPKLEASPLRGQTVKMTRMRKVIGDNMMKALHSQAQLTTVVEVDITKLMKLRNQAKESFAAREGVKLSPMPFFVKAAAQALKAHPVVNARINEDEGTITYFDTENIGIAVDSEKGLMTPVIKDAGDLNLAGISKKTAELAGKVRSSKISPDELSGATFTISNTGSRGALFDTVIVPPNQAAILGIGATVKRPAVIETAEGTVIGVRDMTYLALSYDHRLVDGADAARYLTTVKAILEAGEFEVELGL is encoded by the coding sequence ATGTCGGTTTCCGTAACCCTGCCGGCGCTCGGCGAGAGCGTCACCGAGGGCACCGTCACCCGCTGGCTCAAGGCCGAGGGCGAGCGCGTCGAGGCCGATGAGCCGCTGCTGGAGGTCTCGACCGACAAGGTCGACACCGAGATCCCGGCCCCGGCTTCCGGTGTGCTGGCCTCCATCAAGGTCGCCGAGGACGAGACCGTCGAGGTCGGCGCCGAGCTGGCCATCATCGACGACGGCACGGGCGCTGCCGCCCCGGCCCCGGCCGCCGCCGAAGCACCCGCCGCCGAGGCCCCCGCCGCCGAGGCCCCCGCGCCTGCCGCCGAGGCACCCGCCGCCGAGGCGCCCGCCGCCGGCGGTTCCGCCGAGGGCACCGACGTCACCCTGCCGGCGCTCGGCGAGAGCGTCACCGAGGGCACCGTCACCCGCTGGCTCAAGGAAGTCGGCGACGACGTCGCCGAGGACGAGCCGCTGCTGGAGGTCTCGACCGACAAGGTCGACACCGAGATCCCGTCGCCCGTGGCGGGCACCCTGCTGGAGATCCTGGTCGGCGAGGACGAGACCGCCGAGGTCGGCGCCCGGCTCGCCGTCGTCGGTGCGAAGGGTGCGGCCCCGGCCGCGGCGCCCGCCGCCCCGGCCCCCGCTGCCACCCCGGCACCGGCCGCTCCGGCTCCGGCCGCCGCGCCGGCCCCGGCCGCTCCGGCCCCGGCCCCCGCCCAGCCGGCCCCGGCCGCGCCCGCCGCACCTGCGGCTCCGGCGCCGACGCCCGCCCCGGCCGCCTCTCCGGCGCCCGCCCCCGTCACCCCGGCCCCGGCTCCGGCTCCGGCCGCGACCGCCGCTGACGACGCCGCCTACGTGACCCCGCTGGTCCGCAAGCTCGCCGCCGAGAACGGTGTCGCGCTGGGCTCGGTCAAGGGCACCGGCGTGGGTGGCCGCATCCGCAAGCAGGACGTCATCTCCGCAGCGGAGGCCGCCAAGGCCGCCGCCCCGGCGCCGTCCGCGGCTCCGGCGGCCGCCGCCAGGGCGCCGAAGCTGGAGGCGTCCCCGCTGCGCGGCCAGACCGTCAAGATGACCCGCATGCGCAAGGTCATCGGCGACAACATGATGAAGGCGCTGCACAGCCAGGCTCAGCTGACCACCGTGGTCGAGGTGGACATCACCAAGCTGATGAAGCTGCGCAACCAGGCCAAGGAGAGCTTCGCCGCCCGCGAGGGCGTCAAGCTGTCCCCGATGCCGTTCTTCGTCAAGGCCGCCGCCCAGGCGCTGAAGGCCCACCCGGTCGTCAACGCCCGGATCAACGAGGACGAGGGCACGATCACCTACTTCGACACCGAGAACATCGGTATCGCGGTGGACTCCGAGAAGGGTCTGATGACCCCGGTCATCAAGGACGCGGGCGACCTCAACCTCGCCGGCATCTCGAAGAAGACCGCGGAGCTGGCCGGCAAGGTCCGGTCCAGCAAGATCAGCCCGGACGAGCTGTCCGGTGCGACCTTCACGATCAGCAACACCGGCTCGCGCGGTGCGCTGTTCGACACGGTCATCGTCCCGCCGAACCAGGCAGCCATCCTGGGCATCGGCGCGACCGTCAAGCGTCCGGCCGTCATCGAGACCGCCGAGGGCACCGTCATCGGCGTCCGCGACATGACGTACCTGGCTCTCTCCTACGACCACCGCCTGGTGGACGGCGCCGACGCGGCCCGTTACCTGACGACGGTCAAGGCGATCCTGGAGGCCGGCGAGTTCGAGGTCGAGCTCGGCCTGTAA
- the aceE gene encoding pyruvate dehydrogenase (acetyl-transferring), homodimeric type — protein sequence MTDPVGKLHSELDQLPDRDPEETAEWAASLDAVTKAAGPHRAAYLMRRTLERADSDGLALPKLLETDYVNTIPTSAEPAFDGDLAMESRITAWNRWNAAAMVTRGSRFGVGGHIATFASAAWLYETGFNHFFRGKEGDGSGDQLYIQGHASPGIYARAFLDGRLSEQQLDNFRQEAGGDGLPSYPHPRRLPWLWEFPTVSMGLGPISSIYQARFNRYLSGRGIKDTSNSHVWAFLGDGEMDEPESTTALTLAAREGLDNLTFVINCNLQRLDGPVRANFRVVQELEAQFRGAGWNVVKTLWGSAWDELFQLDTTGALIRRLREVPDAQFQTYATRDVAYIRQHFFGAEPALAELAKLLTDAKIAECFHTSRGGHEARKVYAAYKAALEFKGAPTVILAQTVKGYTLGEGFESRNANHQMKKLDGKQFRTMRDLLDLPIPDAKLDEDLVPYGHPGADSPEVRYLQERRAELGGPAPARRVHQVVLPDPEERAFKALIKGSGQQEMATTMAFVRLMKDLMRDKQTGKRWVPIVPDEARTFGMESLFPSAGIYSPKGQTYDAVDRDQLMYYKEATDGQILNEGITEAGAMADFIAAATSYATHGEPMIPFYIFYSMFGWQRTADQMWQLGDQLGRGFIVGATAGRTTLTGEGLQHADGHSHLIASTNPASLNYDPAFAFEIAVIVKDGLRRMYGPDAENVFYYLTVYNEPMRQPAMPEGVEDGIRRGLYRFKEGAAASGTPRIQLLASGTAIHWVLEAQELLAADWGVTADVWSATSWGELRRDALECDEAMLRGEQRTPYVTRALAGAPGPVLAVSDWMRQVPDQISQWVEQDWTSLGTDGFGLSDTREAARRHFGVDAQSVVVAALASLAKRGEVPVSAVKDARERYGL from the coding sequence ATGACCGACCCCGTAGGCAAGCTTCACAGCGAGCTCGACCAGCTCCCGGACCGCGACCCCGAGGAGACCGCCGAGTGGGCGGCTTCCCTGGACGCCGTCACCAAGGCCGCCGGCCCCCACCGTGCCGCATATCTGATGCGCCGCACGCTGGAGCGGGCCGACAGCGACGGTCTCGCGCTGCCGAAGCTGCTGGAGACCGACTACGTCAACACCATTCCTACTTCCGCCGAGCCCGCCTTCGACGGCGACCTGGCGATGGAGAGCCGGATCACCGCGTGGAACCGCTGGAACGCGGCCGCGATGGTCACCCGCGGCTCCCGGTTCGGCGTCGGCGGCCACATCGCCACCTTCGCCTCGGCCGCCTGGCTGTACGAGACCGGCTTCAACCACTTCTTCCGCGGCAAGGAGGGTGACGGGTCCGGCGACCAGCTCTACATCCAGGGCCACGCGTCGCCCGGCATCTACGCCCGCGCCTTCCTCGACGGCCGCCTCAGCGAGCAGCAGCTCGACAACTTCCGCCAGGAGGCGGGCGGCGACGGCCTGCCGTCCTACCCGCACCCGCGGCGGCTGCCCTGGCTCTGGGAGTTCCCCACGGTCTCCATGGGCCTGGGCCCGATCTCCTCGATCTACCAGGCGCGGTTCAACCGCTACCTGTCCGGCCGCGGCATCAAGGACACCTCGAACTCGCACGTCTGGGCCTTCCTCGGTGACGGCGAGATGGACGAGCCCGAGTCGACGACCGCGCTCACCCTGGCCGCCCGTGAGGGTCTCGACAACCTCACCTTCGTCATCAACTGCAACCTGCAGCGCCTCGACGGCCCGGTGCGGGCCAACTTCCGGGTCGTGCAGGAGCTGGAGGCCCAGTTCCGCGGCGCCGGCTGGAACGTCGTCAAGACGCTCTGGGGCTCCGCCTGGGACGAGCTGTTCCAGCTCGACACCACGGGTGCGCTGATCCGCCGCCTCCGCGAGGTACCGGACGCCCAGTTCCAGACGTACGCGACGCGCGACGTGGCCTACATCCGCCAGCACTTCTTCGGCGCCGAGCCCGCGCTCGCCGAGCTGGCGAAGCTGCTCACCGACGCGAAGATCGCCGAGTGCTTCCACACCTCGCGCGGCGGCCACGAGGCCCGCAAGGTGTACGCGGCGTACAAGGCGGCCCTGGAGTTCAAGGGCGCGCCGACCGTGATCCTCGCGCAGACCGTGAAGGGCTACACGCTCGGTGAGGGCTTCGAGTCCCGCAACGCCAACCACCAGATGAAGAAGCTGGACGGCAAGCAGTTCCGCACCATGCGCGACCTGCTGGACCTGCCCATCCCGGACGCGAAGCTGGACGAGGACCTGGTGCCGTACGGCCACCCCGGTGCCGACTCCCCCGAGGTCCGCTACCTCCAGGAGCGCCGGGCCGAGCTCGGCGGTCCCGCCCCGGCCCGCCGGGTGCACCAGGTGGTGCTGCCGGACCCCGAGGAGCGTGCCTTCAAGGCGCTCATCAAGGGTTCGGGGCAGCAGGAGATGGCCACCACCATGGCCTTCGTCCGGCTGATGAAGGACCTGATGCGGGACAAGCAGACCGGCAAGCGCTGGGTGCCGATCGTCCCCGACGAGGCCCGCACGTTCGGTATGGAGTCGCTGTTCCCGTCGGCCGGTATCTACTCGCCGAAGGGCCAGACGTACGACGCGGTCGACCGCGACCAGCTGATGTACTACAAGGAGGCCACCGACGGCCAGATCCTCAACGAGGGGATCACCGAGGCCGGCGCCATGGCCGACTTCATCGCCGCCGCCACGTCGTACGCGACGCACGGCGAGCCGATGATCCCCTTCTACATCTTCTACTCGATGTTCGGCTGGCAGCGCACCGCCGACCAGATGTGGCAGCTCGGCGACCAGCTCGGCCGCGGGTTCATCGTGGGCGCCACCGCGGGCCGCACCACCCTCACCGGTGAGGGGCTCCAGCACGCGGACGGCCACTCGCATCTGATCGCCTCCACCAACCCGGCGTCGCTCAACTACGACCCGGCGTTCGCCTTCGAGATCGCGGTGATCGTCAAGGACGGTCTGCGCCGGATGTACGGTCCGGACGCGGAGAACGTCTTCTACTACCTGACGGTCTACAACGAGCCGATGCGGCAGCCCGCGATGCCCGAGGGCGTCGAGGACGGCATCCGCCGCGGTCTGTACCGCTTCAAGGAGGGCGCGGCGGCGTCCGGCACCCCGCGGATACAGCTGCTCGCCTCCGGTACGGCGATCCACTGGGTCCTGGAGGCCCAGGAGCTGCTCGCGGCCGACTGGGGCGTCACGGCCGACGTCTGGTCGGCGACCTCGTGGGGCGAGCTGCGCCGCGACGCGCTGGAGTGCGACGAGGCGATGCTCCGCGGTGAGCAGCGCACCCCGTACGTCACCCGGGCGCTGGCCGGGGCCCCCGGCCCGGTGCTCGCGGTCAGCGACTGGATGCGCCAGGTGCCGGACCAGATCAGCCAGTGGGTCGAGCAGGACTGGACCTCCCTGGGCACGGACGGCTTCGGCCTCTCGGACACCCGTGAGGCGGCCCGCCGCCACTTCGGTGTCGACGCGCAGTCGGTCGTCGTCGCCGCGCTGGCCTCGCTCGCCAAGCGCGGTGAGGTCCCCGTGTCGGCGGTCAAGGACGCCCGCGAGCGCTACGGCCTGTGA
- a CDS encoding helix-turn-helix transcriptional regulator: protein MRAARLIRMVLLLQSRPLMTAAELAQELDVSERTVTRDALALSEAGVPVYAERGRSGGYRLIGGYRTRLTGLARTEAEALFLSGLPGALREMGLDDAASAARLKVSAALLPSLRDAPASAARRFHLDAPGWYQEPSTPALLPPLADAVWSDRRVRADYRRRDGSEVERDLEPYGLVLKAGVWYVCARAEGEPRDAIEPDDPTGPHDPADFRVYRIDRFTALTPQEDGCFVRDEAFDLPAFWEQRAAGFARSLLRAEVVVRVSASGAESLPYAVDRAAANEALTAASAPDGLGRVTVVLPVESLDVAYAQLLALGPEAEVLEPPELRARFAEALTAAARLYA from the coding sequence ATGCGCGCTGCCCGCCTGATCAGGATGGTGCTGCTGCTCCAGTCCCGGCCGCTGATGACGGCGGCCGAGCTGGCGCAGGAGCTCGACGTGTCCGAACGCACCGTCACCCGGGACGCGCTCGCCCTCTCGGAGGCGGGCGTTCCGGTGTACGCGGAGCGGGGCAGGTCCGGTGGGTACCGGCTGATCGGCGGTTACCGCACGCGGCTGACCGGTCTGGCCCGCACCGAGGCGGAGGCGCTGTTCCTGTCCGGACTGCCCGGCGCGCTGCGCGAGATGGGGCTCGACGACGCCGCGTCGGCGGCCCGTCTGAAGGTGTCGGCGGCCCTTCTCCCCTCGCTGCGCGACGCCCCGGCATCGGCCGCCCGGCGCTTCCATCTGGACGCGCCGGGCTGGTACCAGGAGCCGAGCACCCCGGCGCTGCTGCCCCCGCTGGCCGACGCGGTCTGGTCGGACAGACGGGTGCGGGCGGACTATCGCCGCCGGGACGGCTCCGAGGTGGAACGCGACCTGGAGCCGTACGGACTCGTGCTGAAGGCCGGTGTCTGGTACGTCTGCGCCCGCGCGGAAGGCGAACCGCGCGATGCGATCGAGCCGGATGACCCGACCGGGCCGCACGATCCGGCTGACTTCCGGGTGTACCGCATCGACCGCTTCACCGCGCTCACACCGCAGGAGGACGGCTGTTTCGTGCGGGACGAGGCGTTCGACCTGCCCGCCTTCTGGGAGCAGCGGGCCGCCGGCTTCGCCCGGTCACTGCTCCGGGCGGAGGTGGTGGTCCGGGTCTCCGCGTCCGGTGCCGAGTCCCTCCCGTACGCGGTGGACCGCGCGGCGGCGAACGAGGCGCTCACCGCCGCCTCGGCCCCCGACGGGCTCGGCCGGGTGACGGTCGTGCTGCCGGTCGAGTCGCTGGATGTGGCGTACGCGCAACTGCTCGCGCTGGGACCGGAGGCGGAGGTCCTGGAGCCGCCGGAGCTCCGGGCCCGGTTCGCCGAGGCACTGACGGCGGCGGCGCGGCTGTACGCATGA
- a CDS encoding N-acetyltransferase family protein: MPDPHIRMAVLDDGDALGELDRTTWSTLHEVMPPPRPPYRPFFDEEHPPGDLLVAELAGEIVGYIRLVPPTPLASNAHVRQIRGLAVAGTARRHGVGRALLRAACAEARRQGATRITLRVLGHNTPARELYAAEGFAVEGVLPGEFHLAGRYVDDVLMGRGLTAY, translated from the coding sequence ATGCCCGATCCGCACATACGTATGGCCGTACTGGACGACGGTGACGCGCTCGGTGAGCTCGACCGCACGACCTGGTCCACGCTGCACGAGGTCATGCCGCCGCCTCGGCCCCCGTACCGGCCCTTCTTCGATGAAGAACACCCGCCTGGCGACCTTCTGGTCGCCGAGCTGGCGGGCGAGATCGTGGGCTACATCCGGCTGGTGCCGCCCACGCCGCTCGCCAGCAACGCCCATGTACGCCAGATCCGGGGCCTGGCCGTCGCCGGAACGGCGCGCCGCCACGGGGTGGGCCGGGCGCTGCTGAGGGCCGCGTGCGCCGAGGCGAGGCGCCAGGGCGCCACCCGGATCACCCTGCGGGTGCTCGGGCACAACACCCCGGCCCGCGAGCTCTACGCCGCCGAGGGGTTCGCGGTGGAGGGTGTGCTGCCGGGCGAGTTCCACCTGGCGGGCCGGTATGTCGACGACGTACTGATGGGGCGCGGCCTCACCGCGTACTGA
- a CDS encoding GntR family transcriptional regulator, whose protein sequence is MTPPVIHSLREQIREHIVEGIVRGRWQPGERIVERRIAVELEVSQTPVREALRELESLRLIESAPNKGVRVRNLTAADLEESYPVRAGLEQIAAELAVDRLATDVSALEPSVAALYRADRAGDSAAQVRHTVAFHRELVRAAGNSVLMHTWESLGIEVFTTLSIRWLGTVQKSYAEEHEALVEAFRRRDPQIGPLVKDHVLGCAPRA, encoded by the coding sequence ATGACGCCGCCCGTCATCCACTCCCTGCGCGAGCAGATTCGCGAGCACATCGTGGAGGGCATCGTCCGCGGGCGGTGGCAGCCCGGTGAACGGATCGTGGAGCGGCGGATCGCCGTCGAGCTGGAGGTCAGCCAGACGCCGGTCCGGGAGGCCCTGCGCGAGCTGGAGTCGCTGCGGCTCATCGAGTCCGCCCCCAACAAGGGCGTACGCGTACGGAACCTGACCGCGGCCGACCTGGAGGAGAGCTATCCCGTCCGGGCCGGCCTGGAGCAGATCGCGGCCGAACTGGCCGTCGACCGGCTGGCCACCGATGTCTCCGCCCTGGAGCCGTCGGTCGCCGCGCTCTACCGGGCCGACCGGGCCGGCGACAGCGCGGCGCAGGTCAGGCACACCGTGGCCTTCCACAGGGAGCTGGTGCGGGCCGCCGGGAACAGCGTGCTGATGCACACCTGGGAGTCGCTGGGCATCGAGGTGTTCACCACACTGTCGATCCGCTGGCTGGGGACCGTGCAGAAGTCGTACGCGGAGGAGCACGAGGCGCTGGTCGAGGCGTTCCGGCGGCGGGACCCGCAGATCGGCCCTCTGGTGAAGGACCATGTGCTCGGATGTGCGCCGCGAGCCTGA
- the lpdA gene encoding dihydrolipoyl dehydrogenase, translated as MANDASTVFDLVILGGGSGGYAAALRGAQLGLDVALIEKNKLGGTCLHNGCIPTKALLHAGEIADQARESEQFGVKATFEGIDIAGVHKYKDDVIAGLYKGLQGLVASRKVTYIEGEGRLSSPTSVDVDGKRIQGRHILLATGSVPKSLPGLEIDGNRIISSDHALTLDRVPESAIILGGGVIGVEFASAWKSFGAEVTIVEGLKHLVPVEDENSSKLLERAFRKRGIKFNLGTFFDKAEYTEKGVKVTLADGKEFEAEVLLVAIGRGPVSQGLGYEEQGVAMDRGYVLVDGSMRTNVETISAVGDLVPTLQLAHVGFAEGILVAERLAGLATVPIDYDGVPKVTYCHPEVASVGLSEAKAKEVYGADKVVALKYSLAGNGKSKILKTAGEIKLVQVKDGAVVGVHMVGDRMGEQVGEAQLIYNWEALPAEVAQLIHAHPTQSEALGEAHLALAGKPLHSHD; from the coding sequence GTGGCGAACGACGCCAGCACCGTTTTCGACCTAGTGATTCTCGGCGGCGGTAGCGGCGGTTACGCCGCGGCGCTGCGCGGGGCGCAGCTTGGTCTCGACGTCGCCCTGATCGAGAAGAACAAGCTGGGCGGTACCTGCCTGCACAACGGCTGCATCCCCACCAAGGCCCTGCTGCACGCCGGCGAGATCGCCGACCAGGCGCGCGAGAGCGAGCAGTTCGGTGTCAAGGCCACCTTCGAGGGCATCGACATCGCCGGGGTCCACAAGTACAAGGACGACGTGATCGCGGGCCTCTACAAGGGCCTGCAGGGACTGGTCGCCTCCCGCAAGGTGACCTACATCGAGGGCGAGGGGCGTCTCTCCTCCCCCACCTCGGTCGATGTGGACGGCAAGCGCATCCAGGGCCGCCACATCCTCCTGGCCACCGGCTCCGTACCGAAGTCGCTGCCCGGCCTGGAGATCGACGGAAACCGCATCATCTCCTCCGACCACGCCCTGACGCTGGACCGGGTCCCGGAGTCCGCGATCATCCTGGGCGGCGGCGTCATCGGCGTCGAGTTCGCCTCGGCGTGGAAGTCCTTCGGCGCCGAGGTGACCATCGTCGAGGGCCTGAAGCACCTGGTGCCGGTCGAGGACGAGAACAGCTCGAAGCTCCTGGAGCGCGCGTTCCGCAAGCGCGGGATCAAGTTCAACCTGGGCACCTTCTTCGACAAGGCCGAGTACACCGAGAAGGGTGTCAAGGTCACGCTGGCCGACGGCAAGGAGTTCGAGGCCGAGGTGCTGCTCGTGGCCATCGGCCGCGGACCGGTCTCGCAGGGCCTCGGTTACGAGGAGCAGGGCGTCGCGATGGACCGCGGCTACGTCCTGGTCGACGGGTCCATGCGGACCAACGTCGAGACCATCTCGGCCGTCGGTGACCTGGTCCCGACCCTTCAGCTCGCACACGTCGGCTTCGCCGAGGGCATCCTCGTCGCGGAGCGTCTGGCCGGTCTGGCGACCGTGCCGATCGACTACGACGGTGTGCCGAAGGTGACGTACTGCCACCCCGAGGTCGCATCGGTGGGACTCTCCGAGGCCAAGGCCAAGGAGGTGTACGGCGCGGACAAGGTCGTCGCCCTCAAGTACAGCCTCGCGGGCAACGGCAAGAGCAAGATCCTCAAGACCGCGGGTGAGATCAAGCTCGTCCAGGTCAAGGACGGTGCCGTCGTCGGCGTCCACATGGTCGGTGACCGGATGGGCGAGCAGGTCGGCGAAGCCCAGCTGATCTACAACTGGGAAGCTCTGCCGGCCGAGGTCGCGCAGCTCATCCACGCGCACCCGACGCAGAGCGAGGCGCTCGGCGAGGCCCACCTGGCCCTGGCCGGCAAGCCCCTGCACTCCCACGACTAG
- a CDS encoding DUF4240 domain-containing protein, producing the protein MRDETEFWETIDSTRAAADGDPEDHADLLTERLAQLDPESVLEFARYFETRYNRAYRWDLWGAAVVLLRESDADSFDYFRCWLIGQGREIFEGALQDPDALADLLDDFDEEIDGDGEELGYAADEAYEQLTGAPTPDLGIPPQAADPEGPPVDFDDEALAERYPRLWERFGS; encoded by the coding sequence GTGAGGGACGAGACGGAGTTCTGGGAGACCATCGACAGCACTCGCGCGGCCGCCGACGGCGACCCCGAGGACCATGCCGATCTGCTCACCGAGCGATTGGCGCAGCTCGACCCGGAGTCCGTGCTGGAGTTCGCGCGGTACTTCGAGACGCGCTACAACCGTGCGTACCGCTGGGATCTGTGGGGTGCGGCGGTCGTGCTGCTGCGCGAGAGCGACGCCGACTCCTTCGACTACTTCCGCTGCTGGCTCATCGGCCAGGGCCGGGAGATCTTCGAGGGCGCGCTGCAGGATCCGGACGCCCTGGCAGACCTCCTGGACGACTTCGACGAGGAGATCGACGGCGACGGCGAGGAGCTGGGATACGCGGCCGACGAGGCGTACGAGCAGCTCACCGGGGCGCCCACCCCCGATCTGGGCATTCCGCCGCAGGCCGCCGACCCGGAGGGGCCGCCGGTCGACTTCGACGACGAGGCGCTCGCCGAGCGGTATCCCCGCCTGTGGGAGCGGTTCGGCTCATGA